One window from the genome of Oryza glaberrima chromosome 3, OglaRS2, whole genome shotgun sequence encodes:
- the LOC127765106 gene encoding protein disulfide isomerase-like 5-1, with the protein MDLAPGRRARLLVALALVVLVALAARSGAEVITLTEETFSDKIKEKDTVWFVKFCVPWCKHCKNLGTLWEDLGKVMEGADEIEIGQVDCGVSKPVCSKVDIHSYPTFKVFYEGEEVAKYKGPRNVESLKNFVSDEAEKAGEAKLQDS; encoded by the exons ATGGATCTggctcccggccgccgcgcgcgactGCTGGTGGCGCTggccctcgtcgtcctcgtggCCCTAGCCGCGCGATCCGGCGCCGAGGTCATCACCCTCACCGAGGAGACCTTCTCCGACAAG ATAAAGGAGAAAGACACGGTATGGTTTGTGAAGTTCTGCGTTCCATGGTGCAAACACTG TAAGAACCTTGGAACACTTTGGGAGGACTTGGGAAAGGTTATGGAAGGTGCAGATGAAATAGAGATAGGGCAAGTGGACTGTGGTGTTAGCAAACCAGTATGCTCAAAGGTGGATATCCATTCGTACCCCACATTCAAGGTGTTTTATGAAGGTGAAGAGGTTGCAAAATATAAAG GCCCAAGAAATGTGGAGTCACTGAAGAATTTTGTTTCGGATGAAGCCGAGAAAGCTGGGGAAGCCAAGCTTCAGGACAGTTGA